Proteins from a single region of Murdochiella vaginalis:
- a CDS encoding ABC transporter substrate-binding protein, giving the protein MKNGNEKRWRRASGFVAVLLALVLLLSACGAPKDKGTANSREEESVTETFSSETSSQAEKKDQTPLRIGALKGPTSMGMAYVFAAADAKENALQYRILGSPEELIPLLAKKELDVAAVPSNLAAVLYAKTKGDIQVLNINTLGVLYLVGRGERVQSIADLKGKTLLASGKGATPEYALHYLLQANGLAWEDVRVEWKSEHAEVVAALAEDKDALALLPEPFVSSAEAKIADLHRAVDLTAAWDEAQKGGEAPSALVMGVLIARREVVKEHPEAIAQLLSAISQSVDQVKQDPAAAAKVIGALGIVPEAVAQKAIPHANLVSITGAEMKEKLSGYLRVLEKQNAEAIGGALPADDFYYLPEGQQ; this is encoded by the coding sequence ATGAAAAACGGAAATGAAAAAAGGTGGAGACGAGCAAGCGGTTTTGTAGCGGTCTTGCTTGCCCTTGTGTTATTACTGAGTGCTTGCGGGGCACCGAAAGATAAGGGAACGGCAAACAGCAGGGAAGAGGAAAGTGTAACGGAAACGTTCTCTTCCGAAACCTCCTCCCAGGCAGAAAAGAAAGACCAAACGCCGCTTCGCATCGGCGCACTGAAAGGCCCCACATCGATGGGGATGGCCTATGTCTTTGCCGCGGCGGATGCCAAAGAAAATGCACTGCAGTATCGCATTTTGGGTTCTCCCGAAGAGCTCATTCCGCTTCTGGCGAAAAAAGAGCTGGATGTGGCCGCGGTGCCGTCCAATCTGGCCGCCGTTCTCTACGCCAAGACAAAAGGTGACATTCAAGTGCTCAATATTAATACGCTTGGGGTGCTGTATCTTGTCGGACGGGGAGAAAGAGTGCAGTCGATCGCCGATCTGAAGGGAAAAACGTTGCTGGCATCCGGAAAAGGCGCGACGCCGGAATATGCGCTGCACTATCTTCTGCAAGCCAATGGCCTTGCCTGGGAGGATGTTCGAGTGGAATGGAAGAGCGAACATGCCGAGGTGGTGGCGGCCCTAGCGGAAGATAAGGACGCGTTAGCGTTATTGCCGGAACCCTTTGTTTCTTCCGCCGAGGCGAAAATTGCCGATCTTCATCGGGCCGTAGATCTTACCGCTGCCTGGGACGAAGCGCAAAAAGGCGGGGAGGCGCCTTCTGCACTGGTGATGGGGGTGTTGATTGCAAGACGAGAAGTGGTGAAGGAGCATCCCGAGGCGATTGCACAGTTGCTTTCGGCGATCTCACAATCGGTGGATCAGGTGAAACAGGATCCGGCGGCAGCAGCGAAAGTGATCGGCGCCTTAGGTATTGTGCCGGAAGCCGTCGCACAGAAAGCCATACCGCACGCCAACCTTGTTTCCATTACGGGTGCAGAAATGAAAGAAAAGCTGAGCGGCTATCTACGCGTTCTGGAGAAACAGAATGCAGAGGCGATTGGCGGCGCTTTGCCGGCGGATGATTTCTATTACCTACCGGAAGGGCAACAGTAG
- a CDS encoding (2Fe-2S) ferredoxin domain-containing protein, with translation MKVKICTGTRCIFYGADNIMDNVIDLKESLSEYPIREGADFDIELCSCDGTCKTSEKRIAPVVTIDDEKILKATSPQVMERILDGLQEEE, from the coding sequence ATGAAGGTTAAAATTTGTACCGGCACACGCTGTATTTTTTACGGTGCCGACAACATCATGGACAACGTGATTGATTTGAAAGAGAGTCTGTCGGAATATCCGATCCGTGAAGGGGCAGATTTTGATATTGAGCTTTGCTCTTGTGACGGCACCTGCAAAACATCCGAAAAACGGATCGCTCCCGTCGTGACGATTGATGATGAGAAAATACTCAAAGCGACCAGTCCGCAAGTGATGGAGCGTATTTTGGACGGTTTACAGGAGGAAGAATGA
- a CDS encoding sugar phosphate nucleotidyltransferase has protein sequence MNNKPILLVLAAGMGSRYGGLKQIDPLGPTGEIIIDYSIFDAVEAGFERFIFVIKEENREAFDEVLTNHLPKDLEINIVYQDLEDVPDGFTIPEGREKPWGTTHAICAAKDVIDAPFAVINADDYYGKEAYKKIYAFLTSDKIKENHHAMVGFKIKNTLTEHGSVSRGVCEVENGRLVQIVERTKLFKEGDGARFVDENGNEQHLAGENVVSMNFWGFHPAFLPFLQKDLERFFREDVPKNPLKSEALLPTAVGTGLSEGKLSVEVLTTNDTWMGVTYHEDKEPVMAGFKALVDRGVYPSPLWK, from the coding sequence ATGAACAACAAACCGATACTATTGGTGCTTGCCGCCGGCATGGGATCACGCTACGGCGGATTGAAACAGATCGACCCTTTGGGCCCGACGGGCGAAATCATCATCGACTACTCGATTTTTGATGCGGTTGAGGCCGGCTTCGAGCGTTTTATTTTTGTCATTAAAGAGGAAAATCGCGAGGCATTTGATGAAGTGCTGACCAATCATTTGCCGAAAGATCTGGAAATTAACATCGTGTATCAGGACCTCGAGGACGTGCCCGACGGCTTTACCATTCCGGAAGGACGCGAAAAGCCGTGGGGAACAACGCATGCGATCTGTGCCGCCAAGGATGTTATTGATGCGCCGTTCGCCGTCATCAATGCGGATGACTACTACGGAAAAGAAGCCTACAAGAAAATTTATGCGTTCCTGACATCCGACAAGATCAAAGAAAACCATCATGCCATGGTGGGCTTCAAGATCAAGAATACGCTCACCGAGCACGGCTCGGTTTCGCGCGGTGTTTGCGAAGTCGAAAACGGCAGGCTGGTGCAAATCGTGGAACGCACCAAACTCTTCAAGGAAGGCGACGGCGCACGCTTTGTCGACGAAAACGGCAACGAGCAGCACCTTGCTGGCGAGAATGTCGTTTCGATGAATTTCTGGGGCTTCCATCCCGCATTTCTGCCGTTCTTACAAAAGGATTTAGAGCGCTTTTTCCGCGAGGATGTTCCGAAGAATCCGTTGAAATCCGAAGCCCTGTTGCCAACGGCTGTTGGAACGGGACTATCCGAGGGAAAATTGTCTGTTGAGGTCTTAACGACGAATGATACCTGGATGGGCGTAACCTATCATGAGGACAAAGAACCGGTGATGGCTGGCTTTAAAGCGTTGGTGGATCGCGGGGTGTATCCGTCCCCACTTTGGAAGTAA
- a CDS encoding AI-2E family transporter, translated as MKLTQEQKKIVIIGMQIAAFAIALAFLFFNVPVLWSMFLTILGMIQPFLIGLSIAFVVNIPMRRIESLISRLPFGPTLTRALAMLLAYAIIFAFVFLTFAVIIPNVITSMQLFIRAIPDVLRAARSFVQNADWLGSLKESINDAINQVINNVNNLTLQEFINTYFKGVDLQTLISQFAQNILTQLGSVLNITMSSLVSFIFSIYALLSKEKLSRAAKRIIYTFLSERHADTVMYVSYTAFDSFYNFFTGQFLEAILLGTMNYVGMNLLGLEYSLMISLMVMMGALIPLVGAFLAGLLGAFMLLTISPLHAATYLVYLICLQQLEGNVIYPRVVGQQTGLPGILVLLAVLVGAASFGFVGMFLFVPLFSTVHTILMDYTDRRIAEKHLNLERK; from the coding sequence ATGAAGCTTACGCAGGAACAGAAAAAAATCGTCATCATCGGAATGCAGATTGCAGCCTTTGCCATTGCTTTGGCTTTCCTGTTTTTCAACGTACCCGTGCTTTGGAGTATGTTTTTAACCATTCTTGGCATGATTCAGCCTTTCCTCATCGGTCTGTCCATCGCCTTTGTTGTAAACATCCCGATGCGGCGCATCGAATCGCTCATCAGTCGTCTTCCCTTTGGACCGACCCTCACGCGTGCGCTTGCCATGCTACTCGCGTATGCCATCATTTTTGCGTTCGTATTTCTCACCTTCGCAGTCATCATTCCGAATGTCATTACGTCTATGCAGCTTTTCATTCGCGCCATTCCGGACGTATTGCGGGCGGCGCGTTCCTTTGTGCAAAACGCTGATTGGCTCGGGTCGTTGAAAGAAAGCATCAATGACGCCATCAATCAGGTGATTAATAATGTAAATAATCTAACTCTGCAGGAGTTCATTAATACGTATTTTAAGGGTGTGGATCTGCAGACGCTGATTTCACAGTTTGCACAGAATATCCTTACGCAACTCGGATCCGTGCTGAACATTACCATGTCGTCTCTGGTCTCTTTCATTTTTTCCATCTATGCCCTTCTCAGCAAGGAAAAATTGAGTCGTGCTGCGAAGCGCATTATCTACACCTTTCTCAGTGAGCGCCATGCCGATACCGTTATGTACGTCTCCTATACGGCATTTGACAGTTTCTATAATTTCTTTACGGGTCAGTTCCTGGAAGCCATCCTGCTTGGCACCATGAACTACGTGGGCATGAACTTGCTGGGTTTGGAATATTCGCTGATGATCTCGCTGATGGTGATGATGGGAGCCCTGATTCCGCTCGTCGGTGCCTTTTTGGCCGGCCTTCTTGGCGCCTTCATGTTGCTGACCATTTCGCCTTTGCATGCGGCGACCTATCTCGTCTATCTCATCTGCTTACAACAGCTGGAAGGCAATGTCATTTATCCGCGTGTTGTCGGCCAGCAAACGGGTCTTCCGGGCATTCTCGTACTTCTCGCCGTTCTTGTCGGCGCGGCCAGCTTCGGTTTTGTCGGCATGTTCCTCTTTGTGCCGCTGTTCTCTACCGTGCATACCATTTTGATGGATTACACCGATCGGCGCATTGCAGAAAAGCATTTGAATCTGGAGAGAAAGTAA
- a CDS encoding 4Fe-4S dicluster domain-containing protein, with translation MKYSYVDVIRLRRMAFASIARMAYNDEDLKNLYNETFRALPGEVAHFRENIFRERAVYGERLRMALGLDARAADVTGSITEGIETVDVDTRVHHPPLVSVIKIACEACPERHIFISDNCRKCLAHPCENACPKNAISPGKTKMLIDQDKCIKCKKCIKECPYNAVLETGRPCAEACGVKAIGSDYLGRAEIDDEKCVSCGACIASCPFGAIADKSQIYQVIKAMKKDAPVYGIIAPSFTGQFGSLTSPAQVREAIRQLGFADVVEVGLGADLTTMNEAKEFLHSVPDEQPFMGTSCCYSWKLMVRKNFPQLDAYISDTSTPMMYTAQQIKKAHPGCIVVFIGPCLSKKLEGLQPAVHDQVDFVITFEELMGMFVAKEIEPSSIETDEVFHDASKTGRGYAVGGGVAKAVVARAKEIDPDREIEVEAVEGLANCVMLMRMAKAGRKNGMLLEGMACEAGCIGGPGVVVPRHRARKANAQFSAESAFESPWDNTNIPQEDKPV, from the coding sequence ATGAAGTACAGTTACGTTGACGTCATCCGGCTACGACGCATGGCCTTTGCCAGCATCGCCCGCATGGCCTATAACGATGAGGATCTGAAGAATCTTTATAATGAAACCTTCAGGGCGCTTCCCGGCGAGGTTGCGCATTTCCGAGAGAATATCTTCCGTGAACGTGCCGTGTATGGCGAACGTCTGCGCATGGCGCTGGGACTTGATGCCCGCGCGGCGGATGTCACGGGTTCCATTACGGAGGGAATCGAAACGGTCGATGTGGATACGCGGGTGCATCATCCACCGCTGGTTTCCGTCATTAAGATCGCCTGTGAAGCGTGTCCGGAACGCCATATTTTCATTTCCGACAACTGCCGGAAATGCCTGGCGCATCCCTGTGAAAATGCGTGCCCGAAGAATGCCATCTCTCCGGGAAAAACGAAAATGCTCATTGACCAGGATAAGTGCATCAAATGTAAAAAATGTATCAAAGAATGCCCCTATAATGCCGTTTTGGAGACGGGACGTCCCTGTGCGGAAGCCTGCGGCGTGAAGGCCATCGGTTCGGATTACCTCGGCCGCGCGGAAATTGACGACGAAAAATGCGTCAGCTGCGGAGCATGCATCGCTTCCTGCCCGTTTGGCGCCATTGCGGATAAATCGCAGATCTATCAGGTCATCAAGGCCATGAAAAAAGATGCGCCGGTATATGGCATTATTGCGCCGTCGTTTACGGGCCAATTCGGTTCGCTCACCAGCCCTGCGCAAGTGCGGGAAGCCATTCGCCAATTAGGCTTTGCGGATGTCGTCGAAGTCGGCCTGGGCGCGGATCTAACGACCATGAATGAGGCAAAAGAGTTTTTACACAGCGTGCCGGACGAACAACCCTTTATGGGAACCAGCTGCTGCTATTCCTGGAAGCTGATGGTGCGCAAAAACTTCCCGCAACTGGATGCCTATATTTCCGATACCTCGACGCCGATGATGTATACGGCACAACAGATTAAAAAAGCGCATCCCGGCTGCATCGTCGTATTTATCGGCCCCTGTCTATCCAAGAAATTGGAAGGTTTACAACCTGCCGTGCACGATCAGGTCGATTTTGTCATTACCTTTGAAGAGCTCATGGGCATGTTTGTGGCCAAAGAAATCGAGCCTTCCTCGATTGAAACCGATGAGGTGTTTCATGACGCGTCCAAAACAGGACGCGGTTATGCGGTGGGCGGCGGTGTCGCTAAAGCGGTTGTCGCCCGCGCCAAGGAAATCGATCCGGATCGCGAAATTGAGGTGGAAGCTGTGGAAGGCTTGGCGAATTGCGTCATGCTGATGCGCATGGCGAAAGCCGGACGGAAAAATGGCATGCTGTTGGAAGGAATGGCCTGTGAAGCCGGTTGCATCGGCGGCCCGGGCGTGGTTGTTCCACGGCATCGCGCGCGCAAGGCCAATGCACAGTTCTCGGCCGAGTCAGCCTTCGAGTCGCCCTGGGATAATACAAATATTCCGCAGGAAGACAAGCCGGTGTAA
- a CDS encoding ATP-binding protein: MTLTKENYIPRLIDKKIEKYLRVFGAICLEGPKWCGKTWTGLHHAQSVTYMTEKSQRNLAKVDPKYIFTGQFPQLIDEWQVVPSIWDAVRHECDSDHGKGKFILTGSTTLHTDEGEEEVFHSGTGRIASLRMEPMSLYESGESTGEASLSEMLEGRLKEGYVRKVELDELAHYIVRGGWPENLTVAKEDIGIIPESYLSAILETDMHERQTKERSPEKMRMLLRSLSRNESTIAGINTLIKDIEEVENQETLIESRTTLSDYLGVLDSLYLIANQEAFSVNYRSSARVGKTAKRHLVDPSLCCASLHLTVEKLLYDHETFGLLFEALVERDLRIYAQYLDGRLYHFRDNTSGDEVDAIIEFKDGRYAAFEIKLSDGSMQEAIESLCRFQENVKKKPAYLCVLVGHGEAVIKDPKTGVYVVPITSLQP, from the coding sequence GTGACGTTGACAAAAGAAAACTACATTCCGCGTTTAATCGATAAGAAGATCGAAAAATATTTGCGGGTGTTCGGTGCTATCTGTCTGGAAGGACCGAAATGGTGCGGAAAAACGTGGACCGGTCTACATCATGCACAAAGCGTCACCTATATGACGGAAAAAAGCCAGCGCAATTTGGCAAAGGTGGATCCAAAATACATTTTCACGGGACAATTTCCGCAATTGATTGATGAATGGCAAGTGGTTCCGTCGATTTGGGATGCTGTACGACATGAATGCGATAGCGACCATGGAAAAGGAAAATTTATTTTAACCGGTTCGACGACACTGCATACAGATGAGGGGGAAGAAGAGGTTTTTCATTCCGGAACCGGAAGGATTGCCTCGCTTCGTATGGAACCGATGAGTCTTTATGAGTCCGGAGAATCAACGGGAGAAGCTTCCCTTTCTGAAATGTTGGAAGGACGCTTGAAAGAGGGTTATGTACGTAAGGTTGAGCTGGACGAATTGGCGCATTACATTGTTCGTGGAGGCTGGCCGGAAAATTTAACGGTAGCGAAAGAAGACATCGGGATCATTCCGGAAAGCTATCTTTCCGCAATTCTCGAAACAGACATGCATGAGCGTCAAACGAAAGAGAGAAGTCCGGAGAAGATGCGTATGTTACTTCGTTCCCTTTCGCGAAATGAATCCACCATTGCGGGTATAAATACACTCATCAAAGATATTGAAGAAGTCGAAAATCAGGAAACACTGATTGAAAGCAGAACGACGCTATCGGATTATTTGGGCGTTTTAGACAGCCTTTATCTTATCGCAAATCAGGAGGCTTTTTCCGTCAACTATCGATCCTCTGCAAGAGTCGGGAAAACAGCGAAGCGGCACTTGGTTGATCCCTCGTTATGCTGTGCAAGTTTGCACTTGACGGTAGAGAAATTACTGTATGACCATGAAACCTTCGGGTTACTTTTTGAAGCCTTGGTGGAAAGAGACTTGCGAATCTATGCCCAGTATTTAGATGGGCGGTTGTATCATTTTCGGGATAACACTTCCGGCGATGAAGTAGATGCGATTATTGAATTTAAAGACGGTCGTTATGCCGCCTTTGAAATTAAGCTTAGCGATGGCAGCATGCAGGAGGCGATAGAAAGCCTTTGTCGCTTTCAAGAGAATGTCAAGAAAAAGCCGGCATACTTATGCGTTCTTGTCGGTCATGGCGAAGCGGTAATCAAAGATCCCAAAACGGGGGTCTATGTTGTACCGATTACTTCGTTACAGCCATAA
- the glmS gene encoding glutamine--fructose-6-phosphate transaminase (isomerizing), translating into MCGIVGYIGKESAVEVLLDGLKKLEYRGYDSAGVAVRNSDGTFDVLKEKGRLVNLEKRIAEEKPSGTEGIGHTRWATHGESTRINAHPHYSADDRVVGVHNGIIENFKEIKKELTEKGYTFYSETDTEVCIKLIDYYYGEKADPLEALKAAKAHIHGSYALAILFQDRPGEIWVMRKNSPMILGVKEGASFLASDVPAILKHTRDVYYMEDDQIAELTRAGITFFDAEGNIITMPKQHIDWDVAAAEKGGYAHFMLKEIHEQPVVIANALRHFVDLNGWIRFEGANLTPDFYDSFNRIHIVACGSAYHVACVSKYVVESLARIPVETDIASEFRYRHPILSEKDLVIIISQSGETADSLAALREAQKLGASTLAIVNVVGSSIAREAQRVIYTVAGPEIAVATTKAYSCQLLVMDLFALDLALHHKRITEEKAQELIAELKTLPRKMNAILREEKTYCKAAERFLDKEHMFFVGRGMDYAGCLEASLKLKEVSYLHSEAYAAGELKHGTISLIEEGTPVIGIATQTDLMEKTRSNLLEVKTRGGDVTTLIMKGMEGFEDVGHVMTIPAIHPLWANSLSVLPMQLLAYYESTLRGLDVDKPRNLAKSVTVE; encoded by the coding sequence ATGTGTGGCATTGTAGGATATATTGGAAAAGAATCAGCCGTCGAGGTGTTGCTGGACGGATTGAAAAAATTGGAATACCGCGGATATGACTCGGCCGGCGTCGCTGTACGAAATTCCGACGGCACTTTTGATGTGCTGAAAGAGAAAGGCCGTCTGGTCAATTTGGAGAAGCGTATCGCGGAGGAAAAGCCTTCGGGAACGGAAGGCATCGGCCATACGCGTTGGGCAACGCACGGAGAATCCACGCGTATCAATGCCCATCCGCACTATTCCGCCGATGACCGTGTCGTCGGAGTGCATAACGGCATTATTGAGAATTTCAAGGAAATCAAAAAAGAGTTAACCGAGAAGGGATATACCTTCTATTCCGAGACGGATACCGAGGTCTGCATCAAGCTCATCGACTATTATTACGGCGAAAAAGCGGATCCTTTGGAGGCCTTGAAAGCCGCTAAGGCGCACATTCACGGCTCCTATGCGTTGGCGATTCTTTTTCAGGATCGTCCGGGCGAGATTTGGGTCATGCGCAAAAATTCGCCTATGATTTTGGGAGTTAAAGAAGGCGCGAGCTTTTTGGCATCCGACGTGCCGGCCATTTTGAAACACACCCGTGACGTATATTACATGGAAGATGATCAGATTGCCGAATTGACCCGTGCGGGTATCACGTTTTTTGATGCCGAGGGAAACATCATTACCATGCCGAAACAGCACATTGATTGGGATGTGGCGGCCGCGGAAAAGGGCGGCTATGCCCATTTCATGTTGAAAGAGATTCACGAGCAGCCGGTGGTGATCGCCAATGCGCTTCGCCATTTTGTAGACCTGAACGGCTGGATTCGCTTTGAAGGTGCAAACCTGACGCCCGATTTTTATGATTCCTTCAACCGTATCCATATTGTGGCCTGCGGTTCGGCGTATCACGTGGCCTGTGTGTCCAAGTACGTGGTGGAGTCGCTTGCTCGCATTCCGGTGGAAACGGATATTGCCTCGGAATTTCGGTATCGTCATCCCATTCTGTCCGAGAAGGATCTTGTGATTATCATTTCGCAATCGGGGGAAACCGCCGATTCGCTGGCGGCGTTGCGTGAGGCACAGAAGCTGGGTGCTTCCACATTGGCCATCGTCAATGTGGTCGGTTCGTCGATCGCCCGTGAGGCACAGCGTGTTATCTATACGGTGGCCGGCCCGGAGATTGCGGTGGCTACGACAAAAGCATACAGTTGTCAGCTGTTGGTTATGGATCTTTTCGCGCTGGATCTGGCACTGCATCACAAGCGCATCACCGAAGAAAAGGCGCAGGAGCTGATCGCTGAACTCAAGACGCTTCCTCGTAAAATGAATGCGATTTTGCGCGAAGAAAAAACGTATTGTAAGGCGGCGGAGCGTTTCTTGGACAAAGAGCATATGTTCTTTGTCGGTCGCGGCATGGATTATGCCGGCTGTCTGGAAGCGAGCCTCAAGCTTAAAGAAGTGTCGTATCTGCATTCCGAAGCGTATGCTGCCGGAGAACTGAAGCACGGCACCATCAGCCTCATTGAAGAGGGTACGCCCGTGATCGGCATTGCCACGCAGACAGACTTGATGGAAAAGACGCGCTCCAACCTGTTGGAGGTTAAGACGCGCGGCGGAGACGTCACCACGCTTATCATGAAAGGCATGGAAGGCTTTGAGGATGTCGGTCACGTCATGACTATTCCGGCCATTCATCCGCTTTGGGCGAACAGTCTCTCGGTCTTGCCGATGCAGCTTTTGGCGTATTATGAATCCACGCTGCGCGGACTGGATGTCGATAAGCCGCGCAACTTGGCCAAGAGTGTGACGGTTGAATAA
- a CDS encoding ATP-binding cassette domain-containing protein, with amino-acid sequence MQRRLAALCRRMISITYRKGNSRMREVIRRIAVGAFWLAAWALLAKGIGNSLILPSPTQTLAAFAVLLGDATFVPRLLSSQLHVMGGFFLGAVSGVLFGWLAATNDMLSRLMALPVQVMRAIPVASFVVFALFILPSAHLSLFIVFVLVSPLVYQNALDGRRTVDASLLEMARTFRVPLSRRLRGVLLPSVLPFLSAAFQTASGLAWKGGVAAEMIALAGNSVGEALFQSKITLDMPALFAWTGVILMISLLNTKLVLFLWNGAAHRLMRIHPIRQKPNLEGTKTAPLAEHSRNSFAQKEKTPLMQLRDVSVSFSQKPVLQDITATLFAQDRVHLSGPSGVGKTTLLRVIAAEKTPDGGSILYATFTKPRCNILFQENRLLESHSVRENLRFVGLDEETIADGLSSLSLLDVADQVVFTLSGGMKRRLALLRALLSPGDLLLLDEPFVGLDEALRKKTADAIVKRSKGFSALVVCDHVLEGDDLVEQMLAPTAVWHLNDDGRLWYDVRQV; translated from the coding sequence ATGCAGAGGCGATTGGCGGCGCTTTGCCGGCGGATGATTTCTATTACCTACCGGAAGGGCAACAGTAGAATGCGCGAAGTCATCCGACGAATTGCTGTCGGGGCCTTTTGGCTTGCTGCATGGGCTCTTTTGGCGAAGGGTATCGGCAACTCTCTCATTCTGCCTTCCCCGACGCAAACGCTGGCGGCTTTCGCCGTCCTGCTCGGTGATGCGACGTTTGTTCCACGCCTTTTAAGCTCGCAGCTGCATGTGATGGGAGGCTTTTTTCTCGGCGCTGTGTCGGGTGTGCTTTTTGGCTGGTTGGCCGCGACAAACGATATGCTTTCGCGGCTGATGGCTTTGCCCGTGCAAGTGATGCGAGCCATTCCGGTCGCTTCTTTTGTTGTTTTTGCGCTGTTTATTTTGCCTTCCGCGCACCTCTCTCTTTTCATTGTATTTGTGCTCGTTTCTCCATTGGTTTACCAAAACGCTCTGGATGGACGACGGACCGTAGATGCTTCGCTTTTGGAAATGGCGCGTACGTTTCGCGTGCCGCTGTCGCGTCGCCTGCGCGGCGTGCTGTTGCCCTCCGTCCTTCCCTTTCTGAGCGCCGCCTTTCAAACCGCCTCGGGTCTTGCTTGGAAGGGCGGTGTGGCGGCCGAAATGATAGCCCTTGCCGGAAACAGTGTGGGTGAGGCGCTCTTTCAATCCAAAATTACGCTGGACATGCCCGCCCTTTTTGCTTGGACGGGTGTCATTCTCATGATCAGCTTGCTTAACACCAAGCTGGTGCTTTTCCTGTGGAATGGCGCGGCACATCGCCTGATGCGGATTCATCCAATTCGTCAGAAACCGAATTTGGAAGGCACAAAAACGGCTCCGCTTGCCGAGCATAGCCGAAACTCCTTCGCACAGAAAGAAAAAACGCCCCTTATGCAGTTACGGGACGTGTCCGTTTCCTTTTCGCAAAAGCCGGTGTTACAGGACATTACAGCCACGCTTTTTGCGCAGGATCGCGTGCACCTAAGCGGCCCGTCCGGTGTCGGCAAAACGACACTTTTGCGCGTGATCGCTGCGGAAAAAACGCCGGATGGGGGCAGCATACTGTATGCGACCTTTACCAAACCGCGCTGCAATATCCTGTTTCAGGAGAACCGTCTGTTGGAAAGCCACAGCGTGCGTGAAAACCTGCGCTTTGTCGGCCTCGATGAAGAGACAATTGCGGACGGACTTTCTTCCCTTTCACTTCTGGATGTAGCGGATCAAGTAGTTTTCACGCTTTCCGGCGGCATGAAACGGCGCTTGGCGCTGTTGCGTGCTCTGTTGTCACCGGGAGATCTGCTCTTGCTGGATGAGCCGTTTGTCGGTTTGGATGAAGCGCTGCGCAAAAAAACCGCGGATGCTATTGTGAAGCGAAGCAAAGGCTTTTCAGCTCTTGTCGTCTGTGACCATGTTCTGGAAGGAGACGATCTTGTTGAGCAGATGCTTGCCCCTACGGCGGTTTGGCATCTTAACGATGATGGGCGCCTATGGTACGACGTTCGCCAAGTATGA
- a CDS encoding sel1 repeat family protein encodes MITYTFPQLIHDACVLAVQPVLSRALSGAIGDDMDDQEAEHYILSILKEEQDAKDVQLLPGEEGPDLSSLGFRALFYLVFRQPYTGLERDPSIRGALSHLTEHYDMTEEQIDMLWMTQHIYQTACEQLLSADPASPEVDFSTWTDERALDIIKVAISPFGEDVDAFIAPLMTALEVQTDMKRADNGDPNAMMEVAYDLIEGRGVATDFKQAERWAKEALAQQTSRAEEAQKMVAFLELLNERE; translated from the coding sequence TTGATTACCTATACTTTTCCCCAATTAATCCATGATGCCTGTGTTCTCGCTGTGCAGCCGGTGCTGAGTCGCGCTTTGAGCGGTGCCATCGGGGACGATATGGATGACCAAGAGGCGGAGCACTACATTCTTTCCATTCTCAAAGAAGAACAGGACGCGAAAGATGTGCAGCTTTTGCCGGGAGAAGAAGGCCCGGATCTTTCCAGCCTCGGTTTTCGAGCGCTTTTCTATCTGGTGTTTCGCCAGCCCTATACCGGCTTAGAACGCGATCCGAGCATCCGCGGGGCACTGTCCCATTTAACCGAGCATTATGATATGACGGAAGAGCAGATCGATATGCTGTGGATGACGCAACATATTTATCAGACGGCGTGCGAGCAGCTGCTGTCGGCAGATCCGGCTTCGCCCGAGGTGGACTTTTCCACATGGACCGATGAACGCGCCTTGGACATTATAAAAGTGGCCATTTCTCCTTTCGGGGAAGATGTCGACGCCTTTATTGCACCGCTCATGACCGCTCTGGAAGTACAAACCGATATGAAGCGTGCGGACAACGGCGATCCCAATGCGATGATGGAAGTGGCCTATGATTTGATCGAGGGTCGTGGTGTGGCGACGGATTTCAAGCAGGCCGAACGGTGGGCAAAAGAGGCGCTCGCGCAACAAACGTCCCGTGCGGAAGAAGCGCAGAAAATGGTGGCGTTTTTAGAACTGCTGAATGAACGGGAATAA